A stretch of the bacterium genome encodes the following:
- the secD gene encoding protein translocase subunit SecD, translating to MNRSFNLRALLVIVVVLLSLWGLYPTLRASRVTDQMREQALTDPALKVQIDNWEARAIRKGLDLEGGMYIVLEIDTEDLTSAQASDALDRVVEILRNRVDQFGVSEPDIKPLGSSRIIVQLPGLQDVDRAKRLIGSTARLEFRMVRPVEDLASVLTKLDEAFAVTGTAEADTTVAAEPAAGKETETAAADTSGVDTAAPGADEALDFESLPEQPGEGLAGPTDAQLATNPFTAYMLVDQSLIRYMGTPIVVQEQYLQLVRNMLEAPEAHVIPRNMEFQFDMEPHDLGGGFRARPLYLLDKRPGLTGDRLVNARSAPDTDHPGNFQVHFSLDRKGARIFAKLSGENIGRNMAISLDGKVKSAPVFSSKIPTGDGVITGSFSSMEAQDMALLLRAGALPVDVRIEEERTVGPSLGRDSIHQGLEAALYGLLLVVIFVVFYYRLTGLVVVLAVTVNVLILLAVLVQFGLVLTLPGIAGIILTIGMAVDANVLINERIREELRRNKTSRAAVDSGYANATRTIVDANVTTLIAAGILLWFGTGPIQGFAVTLSIGILSSMFTALVLTRVIMEAATRNRSHAKLSI from the coding sequence ATGAATCGATCCTTCAACCTCAGGGCGCTGCTGGTCATCGTCGTGGTGTTGCTCTCGCTCTGGGGGCTCTATCCGACCTTACGCGCCTCGCGCGTCACCGACCAGATGCGCGAGCAGGCCCTCACCGATCCCGCCCTCAAGGTCCAGATCGACAACTGGGAAGCCCGGGCGATCCGCAAGGGGTTGGATCTCGAGGGCGGCATGTACATCGTCCTGGAAATCGACACGGAGGATCTCACCTCGGCCCAGGCCAGCGACGCCCTCGACCGCGTCGTCGAGATCCTGCGCAACCGCGTCGACCAGTTCGGCGTGAGCGAGCCCGACATCAAACCGCTCGGCTCGAGCCGCATCATCGTGCAGCTGCCGGGCCTGCAGGACGTGGACCGCGCCAAGCGGCTGATCGGCTCCACGGCCCGCCTGGAGTTCAGGATGGTCCGTCCCGTCGAGGATCTGGCTTCCGTGCTCACCAAGCTGGACGAGGCGTTCGCGGTGACGGGGACCGCCGAAGCGGACACCACCGTCGCGGCGGAGCCGGCCGCCGGCAAGGAGACCGAGACCGCGGCGGCCGACACCAGCGGCGTCGACACGGCCGCCCCCGGCGCCGACGAGGCCCTGGACTTCGAGTCCCTGCCCGAGCAGCCGGGCGAGGGCTTGGCCGGGCCCACCGACGCGCAGCTGGCCACGAACCCCTTCACGGCGTACATGCTCGTGGACCAGAGCCTGATCCGCTACATGGGCACGCCCATCGTGGTCCAGGAGCAGTACCTCCAGCTGGTCAGGAACATGCTCGAAGCGCCGGAAGCCCATGTGATCCCCCGCAACATGGAGTTCCAGTTCGACATGGAACCGCACGATCTGGGCGGCGGCTTCCGGGCGCGTCCCCTCTACCTGCTGGACAAGCGCCCCGGGCTGACCGGCGATCGTCTGGTCAACGCCCGCAGCGCGCCCGATACCGACCACCCCGGCAACTTCCAGGTGCATTTCAGCCTGGACCGCAAGGGCGCCCGGATCTTCGCCAAGCTCTCCGGTGAGAACATCGGGCGCAACATGGCCATCAGCCTCGACGGCAAGGTCAAATCGGCGCCCGTCTTCTCCTCCAAGATCCCCACCGGCGACGGCGTCATCACGGGCAGTTTCTCCAGCATGGAGGCCCAGGACATGGCGCTGCTGCTGCGCGCCGGCGCCCTGCCGGTGGACGTGCGCATCGAGGAGGAACGGACCGTCGGCCCGAGCCTCGGGCGCGACTCGATCCATCAGGGCCTCGAGGCGGCCCTCTACGGCCTCCTGCTCGTGGTGATCTTCGTGGTCTTCTACTACCGGTTGACGGGCCTCGTGGTGGTGCTGGCGGTGACTGTCAACGTGCTCATCCTGCTGGCGGTGCTGGTGCAGTTCGGGCTGGTGCTGACCCTGCCGGGCATCGCGGGCATCATCCTGACCATCGGCATGGCGGTCGACGCCAACGTGCTGATCAACGAGCGCATTCGCGAGGAGTTGCGCCGCAACAAGACCTCCCGCGCGGCGGTCGATTCCGGTTACGCGAACGCCACCCGCACCATCGTGGACGCCAACGTGACGACCCTGATCGCGGCCGGCATCCTGCTCTGGTTCGGCACGGGTCCCATCCAGGGCTTCGCCGTGACCCTGAGCATCGGCATCCTGTCCAGCATGTTCACGGCCCTGGTCCTGACGCGGGTCATCATGGAAGCCGCGACGCGCAACCGCTCGCACGCGAAGCTGAGCATATAA
- the secF gene encoding protein translocase subunit SecF, which produces MEMLTNTNFKLVDKTKYAFVLSALLILAGVTSLILHGGPHLGIDFTGGTILQVRILPAPDLAQVRSLLEDAGFAGVQVQDFGSTDELLITFADIESGELDAAEEMKKVLDEGMPESTVEMRREESVGPKIGGELKTAAMNSVVAALVLIVLYITVRFVFRYGIAAIIALVHDVVITLGVFSLLNKEITLSIIAAFLTIIGYSLNDTIVVFDRIRENMKLRRRESYKEVINRSINETLSRTIVTSLTTLFVAGSLYALGGAVIHDFAFALSFGVIVGTYSSIFIASPVLVLWNQRYISDPRRQRQTM; this is translated from the coding sequence ATGGAAATGCTGACCAACACGAACTTCAAGCTCGTCGACAAGACAAAGTACGCCTTCGTGCTGTCGGCGCTGCTGATCCTGGCGGGCGTCACGTCGCTGATCCTGCACGGCGGCCCGCACCTGGGGATCGATTTCACCGGCGGCACCATCCTGCAGGTCCGCATCCTGCCGGCCCCCGACCTGGCCCAGGTCCGCAGCCTGCTCGAGGACGCCGGCTTCGCGGGTGTGCAGGTCCAGGATTTCGGCTCGACCGACGAGCTGCTCATCACCTTCGCCGACATCGAGAGCGGCGAGCTGGACGCGGCGGAGGAGATGAAGAAGGTGCTCGACGAGGGCATGCCGGAGTCGACCGTGGAGATGCGCCGCGAGGAGTCCGTGGGGCCCAAGATCGGCGGTGAATTGAAGACGGCGGCCATGAACTCCGTCGTTGCGGCCCTGGTGCTGATCGTGCTCTACATCACCGTCCGCTTCGTCTTCCGCTACGGTATCGCCGCGATCATCGCCCTGGTCCACGACGTCGTGATCACGCTCGGCGTCTTCTCGCTGCTGAACAAGGAAATCACCCTGAGCATCATCGCGGCGTTCTTGACCATCATCGGCTATTCCCTGAACGACACGATCGTGGTCTTCGACCGCATCCGCGAGAACATGAAGCTGCGGCGGCGCGAGTCGTACAAGGAAGTGATCAACCGCTCCATCAACGAGACGCTGAGCCGCACCATCGTCACCTCGCTGACCACGCTGTTCGTGGCGGGCTCCCTGTACGCGCTGGGCGGCGCGGTGATCCACGACTTCGCCTTCGCGCTCAGCTTCGGCGTGATCGTCGGCACCTACTCGTCGATCTTCATCGCCAGCCCGGTGCTGGTGTTGTGGAACCAGCGTTACATCTCCGATCCCAGGCGGCAGCGCCAGACGATGTAG
- a CDS encoding HAMP domain-containing protein produces the protein MSGKRKTWSVALMLLGLAVQGGVLIAALRAGRAMDLTVPPEIWLSTPAILALAVALGLAHRNRRAAYCTLLAAEALMLVSGLAAVTLWRFDPERWAADRQADLQPRILAIQEIVPRLPAMADSLLTVSANRGETLETITGIWRRDVERSARFSLALALWRHGERVVWTDDLEPFPRDGLPAPGARPVVDSGRAGWYWRGSVVHPEGLLEWQIRLAIPPETETGRAFHQEVRGQVVYAIEPSRGRWYGSAEHGSRYTTDIALEVAPEDMELPLLRLTATVPPLRVAYQQAGERMTLVRLVLWGLALVAACGWLGGRLWLLAGLWIARFGWAAAGLFLRVQLVLARPYLESQPTGAASLLDSAYFGTDWGWGLYATTVDAVLTGCLVAVTAWIVGRSMRSAGRSGTPAAPAGIRTGRVARYRPLLFVLLAATLFLVQDRVVHEVVANANPRLIGPKIPLRSFTFWGLHLALVMSGMAVAGLLVGLASRLRRDGVRAAAIVVLFAAAAFSLLAGAWLPYSSRISLPLLVLSLWWGTGLLPAGDTTMRRLIWLLPLLVAVFWNYLALGHAYQVGTRDWLLRKSADIVEPQSGWVRFLMEDLLGELAAADAEREPAPGAHDPGAAELWQNWSAFALWQDVGIDDLGLPCRVEILDETGGTSSLFASGFFRDYGYEIADRGDWDMGRPVTPRPGRSLNTYLQTERRRYTDGEERILRGEVERLAGNGWLSLELPVQSFRTRTLLDQLSGERLGRDSQGYLPRLEVDQPLLMLRSDGRDWRGTGGADLPDVRSAGVVADLRSGALDWGVVSAGGHRHLCLWRDDLGADGDAPDANAGGFLLGVRIPSLGDRLLDFSRLILLDLLLLFGIGACGLAATFLARRRRTFLLGFQERYLVVSLVLGLLPLLLAGTFIDRLSREWLGESSRTETRESLEAAGEQLQGLLAEQARALAGSDYIADLLASRLAGQRPLGPFSSRQAMIFTAYGDLLLDETLSDLDAAEAALLLEQARTSSLVLMRDETGTYLGTLIPVDLSGVAAEIVESDLAGGAHGPVARRRHGYFFYRQLITTDLMVGLGEVVMGEAVFYLGGESILASHPEHIFTGRTPLLLPATSLPDLHNAPGGIHLQPTPGSPHAWTGMLALPALLNSPGDQKLSASQIPGVLSVTFSARERDVTGQRERTVLFLAGLATLIFLTATLLALVLTWKIFDPVRVLVDATRRLAAGDFAAPLPDSGSDEIGTLSATFGAMRDELNDTQQALAERERFLARLLERVPVGVAVFDGDQQVVTVNPAARAMIDGYFAEAAGDADDRARLLLAGFAREVAGDEGEAELVAPDRSRTLRGRLAPLHLPAGRTDRMLVFEDVTEFLDNKRLALNAQLARQVAHEVKNPLTPIQLSVQFLRQAYRDGADGLDGIVESTVRQVLEQVELLRSIATEFSLLGRPEDLACASVDFPATVAEVIDRYRVGAGADGSSRLTVEAARGEVPPVLADAESLGKVVANLMENSLQAAGETATLELGIAWRVGPETVTLLWSDNGPGLDTEVADRLFDLYFSTKTQGTGLGLPICRNLLFRMNGGITLRNRGDGKGAVAEVTLPRADV, from the coding sequence ATGTCCGGCAAGAGAAAAACGTGGTCCGTCGCGCTGATGCTGCTCGGCCTGGCCGTGCAGGGCGGCGTGCTGATCGCGGCCTTGCGTGCCGGGCGCGCCATGGATCTGACCGTGCCCCCGGAGATCTGGCTGTCCACGCCGGCGATCCTGGCGTTAGCGGTTGCGCTCGGGCTCGCTCACCGGAACCGCCGCGCGGCCTACTGCACCCTGCTGGCAGCCGAGGCGCTGATGCTCGTTTCCGGGCTGGCGGCCGTCACCCTGTGGCGTTTCGATCCTGAGCGCTGGGCCGCCGATCGCCAGGCGGATCTCCAGCCGCGCATTCTGGCCATCCAGGAGATCGTACCGCGTCTGCCGGCCATGGCCGACTCCCTGCTGACCGTTTCCGCCAACCGGGGCGAAACGCTCGAAACGATCACCGGCATCTGGCGGCGCGACGTGGAGCGCTCGGCCCGCTTCTCCCTGGCGCTGGCCCTGTGGCGGCATGGCGAACGCGTCGTCTGGACCGACGACCTGGAGCCCTTCCCCCGCGATGGTCTTCCCGCGCCCGGGGCACGGCCCGTGGTCGATTCCGGGCGCGCCGGGTGGTACTGGCGGGGTTCGGTTGTCCATCCCGAGGGATTGCTGGAGTGGCAGATCCGTCTGGCGATTCCTCCCGAGACGGAGACCGGACGGGCCTTCCACCAAGAGGTCCGGGGACAGGTGGTCTACGCCATCGAACCCTCGCGTGGTCGCTGGTACGGCAGCGCAGAACACGGATCTCGTTACACGACGGATATCGCCCTTGAAGTCGCCCCCGAGGACATGGAACTGCCCCTGCTGCGCCTGACGGCCACCGTGCCGCCGCTGCGTGTGGCGTATCAGCAGGCCGGCGAACGCATGACACTCGTCCGCCTGGTCCTGTGGGGTCTGGCTCTGGTCGCGGCCTGCGGGTGGTTGGGAGGGCGACTCTGGCTGCTCGCCGGTCTCTGGATCGCGCGGTTCGGCTGGGCGGCGGCCGGCCTCTTCCTGCGGGTGCAGCTCGTTCTGGCGCGTCCTTACCTGGAGTCGCAACCGACGGGGGCGGCGAGCCTGCTCGACTCCGCGTATTTCGGCACGGACTGGGGCTGGGGACTCTACGCCACCACGGTCGATGCCGTGCTGACCGGCTGCCTGGTGGCGGTGACGGCCTGGATCGTCGGCCGGAGCATGCGGAGTGCGGGCCGCTCCGGCACGCCCGCCGCGCCGGCGGGAATCCGCACCGGTCGTGTCGCGCGGTACCGTCCCCTGCTGTTCGTCCTGCTGGCGGCAACGCTGTTCCTGGTCCAGGACCGTGTCGTGCACGAGGTTGTGGCGAACGCGAATCCGCGGCTGATCGGTCCCAAGATTCCCTTGCGATCCTTCACCTTCTGGGGGCTCCATCTCGCGCTGGTGATGAGCGGCATGGCCGTGGCGGGTCTGCTCGTCGGGCTGGCGAGTCGGCTGCGGCGCGACGGCGTGCGGGCCGCGGCGATCGTCGTCCTGTTCGCAGCGGCAGCCTTTTCCTTGCTGGCCGGGGCCTGGCTGCCCTACTCTTCGCGGATCTCTCTGCCGCTGCTGGTGCTGTCGTTGTGGTGGGGGACGGGACTGCTGCCCGCCGGGGATACGACGATGCGCCGCCTCATCTGGCTGCTCCCCCTGCTGGTGGCCGTGTTCTGGAACTACCTCGCCCTGGGGCACGCCTACCAGGTGGGCACGCGCGATTGGCTGCTGCGCAAGTCGGCCGACATCGTGGAGCCCCAGAGCGGCTGGGTCCGCTTCCTGATGGAGGACCTGCTGGGCGAGCTGGCGGCCGCCGATGCCGAACGCGAACCGGCCCCCGGCGCCCACGACCCCGGCGCGGCAGAGCTCTGGCAGAACTGGTCCGCCTTCGCGCTCTGGCAGGACGTGGGCATCGACGATCTCGGTCTGCCCTGTCGGGTCGAGATACTCGATGAAACGGGCGGCACGTCGAGCCTCTTCGCCTCGGGCTTCTTCCGCGACTATGGCTACGAGATAGCCGATCGTGGCGACTGGGACATGGGTCGGCCAGTCACGCCCCGGCCCGGCCGCAGCCTGAACACGTATCTGCAGACCGAGCGCCGCCGCTACACCGACGGCGAGGAACGTATCCTCAGGGGCGAGGTGGAACGACTGGCCGGCAACGGGTGGCTCAGCCTCGAGCTGCCCGTGCAGTCGTTCCGTACCCGGACCCTGCTAGATCAGCTCTCGGGCGAAAGGCTGGGCCGGGATTCCCAGGGGTACCTGCCGCGTCTGGAAGTTGATCAGCCCCTGCTCATGCTGCGCAGCGACGGACGCGACTGGCGAGGCACCGGCGGTGCCGACCTGCCGGACGTGCGTTCGGCCGGGGTCGTCGCGGATCTGCGTTCCGGCGCACTGGACTGGGGTGTCGTGTCGGCCGGGGGTCATCGGCACCTCTGCCTGTGGCGCGACGACCTGGGCGCCGACGGTGACGCCCCCGACGCGAACGCCGGCGGCTTCCTGCTGGGCGTCAGGATCCCGTCCCTGGGCGACCGCCTCCTGGATTTCTCGCGTCTGATCCTGCTCGACCTGTTGCTGCTCTTCGGGATCGGCGCCTGTGGTCTGGCGGCGACGTTCCTGGCGAGGCGTCGGCGTACCTTCCTGCTCGGGTTCCAGGAACGGTACCTCGTCGTGTCGCTGGTGCTCGGCCTGTTGCCGTTGTTGCTGGCTGGCACCTTCATTGACCGCCTGAGCCGGGAGTGGCTGGGCGAGTCCTCCCGCACCGAAACCCGCGAAAGCCTGGAAGCCGCGGGCGAACAGTTGCAGGGACTGCTCGCCGAGCAGGCGCGCGCCTTGGCCGGCAGCGACTACATCGCGGATCTGCTGGCCAGCCGGCTCGCCGGCCAGCGTCCCCTGGGTCCCTTCTCTTCCCGGCAGGCCATGATCTTCACCGCCTACGGGGATCTCCTGCTGGACGAGACCCTGAGCGATCTGGACGCCGCGGAAGCCGCGCTGCTGCTCGAGCAGGCCCGCACGTCCTCGCTGGTGCTGATGCGCGACGAGACGGGAACCTACCTGGGGACGCTGATCCCCGTCGATCTCTCCGGCGTCGCGGCGGAGATCGTGGAGAGCGACCTCGCCGGCGGAGCGCACGGACCGGTGGCTCGTCGCCGGCACGGCTACTTCTTCTATCGCCAGCTGATCACGACGGACCTGATGGTCGGCCTGGGCGAGGTGGTCATGGGCGAGGCGGTCTTCTACCTGGGTGGCGAGTCGATCCTGGCCAGCCACCCCGAGCACATCTTCACCGGACGCACGCCGCTGCTGCTGCCCGCCACTTCGCTGCCGGACCTGCACAACGCCCCCGGCGGCATCCATCTGCAGCCCACGCCCGGCAGCCCGCACGCCTGGACGGGCATGCTGGCCCTGCCGGCGCTCCTGAACAGTCCCGGCGACCAGAAGTTGAGCGCGTCACAGATACCGGGCGTGCTGTCGGTCACCTTCTCCGCCCGCGAGCGGGACGTCACCGGCCAGCGGGAGCGCACCGTGCTGTTCCTGGCGGGTCTGGCCACGCTCATCTTCCTGACGGCCACCCTGCTGGCCCTCGTCCTGACCTGGAAGATCTTCGATCCCGTGCGCGTGCTCGTCGACGCGACACGCCGCCTGGCCGCCGGCGATTTCGCCGCGCCGCTGCCCGACAGCGGCAGCGACGAGATCGGGACGCTCAGCGCGACCTTCGGCGCCATGCGCGACGAGCTCAACGACACCCAGCAGGCGCTCGCGGAGCGTGAACGGTTCCTGGCGCGCCTGCTCGAGAGGGTACCGGTCGGCGTCGCAGTCTTCGACGGTGACCAGCAGGTGGTGACGGTGAACCCCGCGGCCCGCGCCATGATCGACGGCTATTTCGCCGAAGCCGCGGGAGACGCCGACGACCGTGCCCGGTTGTTGCTGGCCGGTTTCGCGCGCGAAGTGGCGGGCGACGAGGGAGAGGCCGAACTGGTCGCGCCGGACCGGAGCCGGACCCTGCGTGGCCGTCTGGCCCCCCTGCACCTGCCCGCCGGACGTACGGATCGAATGCTCGTCTTCGAGGACGTGACGGAATTCCTCGACAACAAGCGTCTGGCCCTGAACGCGCAACTGGCGCGGCAGGTGGCCCATGAGGTCAAGAACCCGCTGACGCCCATCCAGCTCTCCGTGCAATTCCTGCGGCAAGCCTACCGTGACGGTGCCGACGGACTCGACGGCATCGTGGAGTCCACGGTGCGACAGGTTCTCGAACAGGTCGAGCTGTTGCGCTCCATCGCCACCGAGTTCAGCCTGCTCGGGCGGCCGGAGGACCTGGCCTGCGCGAGCGTCGATTTCCCGGCCACGGTCGCGGAGGTGATCGACCGCTACCGGGTCGGCGCGGGAGCGGACGGGTCGTCCCGCCTGACGGTCGAAGCGGCGCGCGGCGAGGTTCCCCCGGTGCTGGCGGATGCCGAATCGCTGGGCAAGGTTGTCGCGAACCTGATGGAGAACAGCCTGCAGGCCGCAGGGGAGACGGCGACGCTGGAACTCGGGATCGCCTGGCGCGTGGGCCCGGAGACGGTTACCCTGCTCTGGTCGGACAATGGACCTGGTCTGGACACCGAGGTGGCCGACAGGCTCTTCGACCTTTATTTTTCCACGAAGACCCAGGGCACGGGACTCGGGCTGCCCATCTGCCGGAATCTGCTCTTCCGCATGAACGGTGGCATCACCTTGCGCAACCGCGGGGACGGGAAGGGCGCGGTGGCCGAAGTGACCCTGCCGCGAGCCGACGTCTAG
- a CDS encoding DUF4159 domain-containing protein, which translates to MNSKLRKLIVAVLLVTILAVQAGTAAASNDGVTIARLRYGGGGDWYCDPGSLANWLSEFGWRTGTPVAAGPVVVGLDSEDLYRYPMLYVSGHGRIALTDDEVRELHRYLETGGFLYADDNYGLDPSFRELMAQVFPDDPLSPLGSEHPIYHCFYDLPGLPKIHEHDGDPAQGFGITKNGRLLVYYSWSSDIGDGLESPQVHGDPPAAREAAARMAVNILMYALTHP; encoded by the coding sequence TTGAACAGCAAGCTCCGCAAGCTCATCGTTGCCGTCCTGTTAGTGACGATCCTGGCGGTTCAGGCCGGGACCGCCGCGGCGTCGAACGACGGCGTGACCATCGCCCGCCTGCGCTATGGGGGAGGCGGCGACTGGTACTGCGACCCCGGGTCGCTGGCGAACTGGCTGTCCGAATTCGGCTGGCGCACGGGGACGCCTGTCGCCGCGGGACCGGTCGTGGTGGGCCTGGACAGCGAGGATCTCTATCGTTATCCGATGCTGTACGTCTCCGGCCACGGTCGCATCGCCCTGACCGACGACGAGGTCCGCGAACTGCACCGCTACCTCGAAACCGGCGGATTCCTCTACGCCGACGACAACTACGGACTGGACCCGTCCTTCCGCGAACTGATGGCGCAGGTCTTCCCCGACGACCCGCTCTCGCCGTTGGGCTCGGAACATCCGATCTACCATTGTTTTTACGATCTGCCCGGGCTGCCCAAGATCCACGAGCACGACGGCGATCCGGCCCAGGGCTTCGGCATCACGAAGAACGGGCGGCTGCTCGTGTACTACAGCTGGTCCAGCGACATCGGCGACGGACTCGAATCCCCGCAGGTGCACGGCGACCCGCCGGCCGCCCGCGAGGCCGCAGCGCGCATGGCCGTCAACATCCTGATGTACGCCCTGACCCATCCGTGA